Proteins encoded within one genomic window of Anastrepha ludens isolate Willacy chromosome 4, idAnaLude1.1, whole genome shotgun sequence:
- the LOC128860733 gene encoding long-chain-fatty-acid--CoA ligase 5 isoform X2 produces MSCCGQITTIRPPIEMSSQSDVLKLRYDPRLDIHRRGPDHIHVSKFYKEAKNGKFISYITENVRTLYQTFREGAYSSNNGPCLGWRETLTSPYQWINYDEALLRAKNFGAGMIALGARPKQLVGIYSQNRPEWILYEQGCYSFSLVVVPLYDTLGPEACAFIMRQTEMTLVVVEDDVKALMLLEKAPPTLKIMVAIKPIRQQTLDRARSRGIQIFSFIDVEKLGAKGNHPEVTPVSEDLCTVCYTSGTTGNPKGVMLTHGNVVAGVCAVILQMGEHRIRAGDVMISFLPLAHMFERCCENGIYYVGGCVGFYSGDIKELTNDLKILKPTVMPAVPRLLNRVYDKIQNEIASSAIKRTLFNMALKAKEKELSRGIMRRNGCWDKLVFKKVHQAFGGNLRLMVVGSAPLAGNVLTFMRCALGCLVLEGYGQTECTGAITLTVQGDYVPNHVGPPVSCNAVKLVDVPEMEYFASQNTGEVCVRGSNVFHGYYKDPEKTAEAVDSEGWHHTGDVGTWLPNGTLRIIDRRKHIFKLSQGEYIVPEKIENIYTLSQYVNQVYVYGESLKSCIIAVVVPDVDVLKQWANDNRVKGTLSVLCNNPQVKELIRSDMLNWGKQSGLKSFEQVKDIYLHPDPFSVQNGLLTPTFKAKRPQLKSYFKPQLDDMYKHLD; encoded by the exons ATGTCGTGCTGTGGCCAGATAACAACGATTCGTCCTCCCATCGAAATGTCCAGTCAAAGTGACGTTTTGAAG TTAAGATACGATCCACGGCTAGATATTCACCGCAGg GGTCCTGATCACATACATGTCTCGAAATTCTACAAAGAAGCCAAAAATGGCAAATTCATCAGTTACATTACCGAGAATGTGCGCACGTTATATCAGACATTTCGCGAAGGTGCCTACTCCTCCAATAATGGCCCGTGCTTGGGATGGCGCGAGACTCTCACATCTCCATATCAG TGGATCAATTACGATGAAGCCCTATTGCGCGCTAAGAATTTCGGCGCTGGCATGATTGCTTTGGGTGCCCGGCCCAAGCAATTAGTTGGCATTTATTCACAAAACCGCCCAGAATGGATCCTGTACGAGCAAGGTTGCTACAGTTTCTCGCTGGTTGTAGTGCCGTTGTACGATACACTCGGACCGGAAGCGTGTGCGTTCATCATGCGCCAGACAGAAATGACGTTGGTTGTTGTAGAGGATGATGTCAAGGCGTTGATGTTGTTGGAAAAAGCGCCGCCTACACTGAAGATTATGGTTGCCATTAAGCCAATACGCCAACAGACATTGGATCGCGCCAGAAGTCGTGGCATACAGATTTTTTCGTTCATCGATGTAGAGAAATTGGGTGCCAAAGGCAATCATCCGGAAGTGACACCAGTCTCCGAGGATTTGTGCACCGTTTGCTACACATCTGGAACGACAGGTAATCCGAAGGGTGTGATGCTTACTCATGGCAATGTGGTGGCCGGCGTGTGTGCGGTGATCTTGCAAATGG GTGAACACCGAATTCGCGCTGGCGATGTAATGATATCGTTCCTGCCTCTGGCTCATATGTTCGAGCGTTGCTGCGAGAATGGCATCTACTATGTAGGTGGCTGTGTTGGCTTCTACTCGGGCGACATAAAGGAGCTGACAAATGACCTGAAAATACTGAAACCAACAGTTATGCCGGCTGTACCACGTCTACTCAATCGTGTGTACGACAAAATACAAAACGAGATTGCCTCTTCGGCAATCAAGCGTACCTTGTTCAACATGGCGCTCAAGGCCAAGGAGAAGGAGCTATCGCGCGGTATTATGCGACGAAATGGTTGCTGGGATAAGTTGGTCTTCAAAAAGGTGCACCAAG CATTCGGCGGCAATCTGCGTTTAATGGTCGTCGGATCCGCACCGCTGGCCGGTAACGTCTTGACATTCATGCGCTGTGCCCTTGGCTGCTTGGTGCTGGAGGGTTATGGCCAAACAGAGTGTACTGGCGCCATTACGCTAACCGTACAGGGTGACTATGTGCCGAATCACGTAGGACCACCGGTGTCTTGCAATGCAGTCAAG CTTGTGGATGTGCCGGAGATGGAGTATTTCGCCAGTCAAAACACTGGGGAGGTGTGCGTGCGCGGTTCTAACGTATTCCACGG TTATTACAAAGATCCCGAGAAAACTGCTGAGGCTGTTGACTCTGAAGGCTGGCACCACACGGGCGATGTGGGCACGTGGCTTCCAAATGGCACGCTGCGCATAATCGATCGTCGCAAACACATTTTCAAGCTAAGCCAGGGCGAATATATTGTACCGGAGAAGATTGAGAATATTTACACTCTTAGCCAATATGTAAATCAAGTGTACGTTTACGGAGAGAGCCTTAAG AGCTGCATCATAGCCGTCGTCGTGCCTGATGTGGATGTTCTCAAGCAGTGGGCGAACGACAATCGCGTCAAGGGCACACTTTCGGTGCTATGCAATAATCCACAAGTAAAGGAACTCATCAGGAGCGATATGCTGAATTGGGGTAAGCAGAGCGGACTGAAATCCTTCGAACAG GTCAAGGATATATATTTGCATCCCGATCCGTTTTCGGTACAAAATGGACTACTCACACCAACATTCAAAGCGAAGCGGCCACAATTGAAGAGTTACTTTAAGCCACAACTGGACGATATGTACAAACATTTGGATTAA
- the LOC128860733 gene encoding long-chain-fatty-acid--CoA ligase 5 isoform X1: MSVMTPEKSILAYFNHFIVSNFSYLLDEIDGYLYYFGGTAGVVTLTGLAAATAYYLASRPIPEKPLVPLNNQAPILEGPDHIHVSKFYKEAKNGKFISYITENVRTLYQTFREGAYSSNNGPCLGWRETLTSPYQWINYDEALLRAKNFGAGMIALGARPKQLVGIYSQNRPEWILYEQGCYSFSLVVVPLYDTLGPEACAFIMRQTEMTLVVVEDDVKALMLLEKAPPTLKIMVAIKPIRQQTLDRARSRGIQIFSFIDVEKLGAKGNHPEVTPVSEDLCTVCYTSGTTGNPKGVMLTHGNVVAGVCAVILQMGEHRIRAGDVMISFLPLAHMFERCCENGIYYVGGCVGFYSGDIKELTNDLKILKPTVMPAVPRLLNRVYDKIQNEIASSAIKRTLFNMALKAKEKELSRGIMRRNGCWDKLVFKKVHQAFGGNLRLMVVGSAPLAGNVLTFMRCALGCLVLEGYGQTECTGAITLTVQGDYVPNHVGPPVSCNAVKLVDVPEMEYFASQNTGEVCVRGSNVFHGYYKDPEKTAEAVDSEGWHHTGDVGTWLPNGTLRIIDRRKHIFKLSQGEYIVPEKIENIYTLSQYVNQVYVYGESLKSCIIAVVVPDVDVLKQWANDNRVKGTLSVLCNNPQVKELIRSDMLNWGKQSGLKSFEQVKDIYLHPDPFSVQNGLLTPTFKAKRPQLKSYFKPQLDDMYKHLD, translated from the exons ATGTCAGTGATGACGCCGGAAAAATCCATTTTAGCGTACTTTAATCACTTTATAGTGAGCAACTTCTCATACTTGC TGGATGAAATCGATGGATATTTGTATTACTTCGGTGGGACGGCCGGCGTTGTCACCTTGACTGGTCTCGCTGCTGCGACGGCCTATTATTTGGCATCACGCCCCATACCGGAAAAGCCGTTAGTGCCTCTGAATAATCAAGCGCCAATTTTGGAG GGTCCTGATCACATACATGTCTCGAAATTCTACAAAGAAGCCAAAAATGGCAAATTCATCAGTTACATTACCGAGAATGTGCGCACGTTATATCAGACATTTCGCGAAGGTGCCTACTCCTCCAATAATGGCCCGTGCTTGGGATGGCGCGAGACTCTCACATCTCCATATCAG TGGATCAATTACGATGAAGCCCTATTGCGCGCTAAGAATTTCGGCGCTGGCATGATTGCTTTGGGTGCCCGGCCCAAGCAATTAGTTGGCATTTATTCACAAAACCGCCCAGAATGGATCCTGTACGAGCAAGGTTGCTACAGTTTCTCGCTGGTTGTAGTGCCGTTGTACGATACACTCGGACCGGAAGCGTGTGCGTTCATCATGCGCCAGACAGAAATGACGTTGGTTGTTGTAGAGGATGATGTCAAGGCGTTGATGTTGTTGGAAAAAGCGCCGCCTACACTGAAGATTATGGTTGCCATTAAGCCAATACGCCAACAGACATTGGATCGCGCCAGAAGTCGTGGCATACAGATTTTTTCGTTCATCGATGTAGAGAAATTGGGTGCCAAAGGCAATCATCCGGAAGTGACACCAGTCTCCGAGGATTTGTGCACCGTTTGCTACACATCTGGAACGACAGGTAATCCGAAGGGTGTGATGCTTACTCATGGCAATGTGGTGGCCGGCGTGTGTGCGGTGATCTTGCAAATGG GTGAACACCGAATTCGCGCTGGCGATGTAATGATATCGTTCCTGCCTCTGGCTCATATGTTCGAGCGTTGCTGCGAGAATGGCATCTACTATGTAGGTGGCTGTGTTGGCTTCTACTCGGGCGACATAAAGGAGCTGACAAATGACCTGAAAATACTGAAACCAACAGTTATGCCGGCTGTACCACGTCTACTCAATCGTGTGTACGACAAAATACAAAACGAGATTGCCTCTTCGGCAATCAAGCGTACCTTGTTCAACATGGCGCTCAAGGCCAAGGAGAAGGAGCTATCGCGCGGTATTATGCGACGAAATGGTTGCTGGGATAAGTTGGTCTTCAAAAAGGTGCACCAAG CATTCGGCGGCAATCTGCGTTTAATGGTCGTCGGATCCGCACCGCTGGCCGGTAACGTCTTGACATTCATGCGCTGTGCCCTTGGCTGCTTGGTGCTGGAGGGTTATGGCCAAACAGAGTGTACTGGCGCCATTACGCTAACCGTACAGGGTGACTATGTGCCGAATCACGTAGGACCACCGGTGTCTTGCAATGCAGTCAAG CTTGTGGATGTGCCGGAGATGGAGTATTTCGCCAGTCAAAACACTGGGGAGGTGTGCGTGCGCGGTTCTAACGTATTCCACGG TTATTACAAAGATCCCGAGAAAACTGCTGAGGCTGTTGACTCTGAAGGCTGGCACCACACGGGCGATGTGGGCACGTGGCTTCCAAATGGCACGCTGCGCATAATCGATCGTCGCAAACACATTTTCAAGCTAAGCCAGGGCGAATATATTGTACCGGAGAAGATTGAGAATATTTACACTCTTAGCCAATATGTAAATCAAGTGTACGTTTACGGAGAGAGCCTTAAG AGCTGCATCATAGCCGTCGTCGTGCCTGATGTGGATGTTCTCAAGCAGTGGGCGAACGACAATCGCGTCAAGGGCACACTTTCGGTGCTATGCAATAATCCACAAGTAAAGGAACTCATCAGGAGCGATATGCTGAATTGGGGTAAGCAGAGCGGACTGAAATCCTTCGAACAG GTCAAGGATATATATTTGCATCCCGATCCGTTTTCGGTACAAAATGGACTACTCACACCAACATTCAAAGCGAAGCGGCCACAATTGAAGAGTTACTTTAAGCCACAACTGGACGATATGTACAAACATTTGGATTAA
- the LOC128860733 gene encoding long-chain-fatty-acid--CoA ligase 5 isoform X3 — protein MSCCGQITTIRPPIEMSSQSDVLKGPDHIHVSKFYKEAKNGKFISYITENVRTLYQTFREGAYSSNNGPCLGWRETLTSPYQWINYDEALLRAKNFGAGMIALGARPKQLVGIYSQNRPEWILYEQGCYSFSLVVVPLYDTLGPEACAFIMRQTEMTLVVVEDDVKALMLLEKAPPTLKIMVAIKPIRQQTLDRARSRGIQIFSFIDVEKLGAKGNHPEVTPVSEDLCTVCYTSGTTGNPKGVMLTHGNVVAGVCAVILQMGEHRIRAGDVMISFLPLAHMFERCCENGIYYVGGCVGFYSGDIKELTNDLKILKPTVMPAVPRLLNRVYDKIQNEIASSAIKRTLFNMALKAKEKELSRGIMRRNGCWDKLVFKKVHQAFGGNLRLMVVGSAPLAGNVLTFMRCALGCLVLEGYGQTECTGAITLTVQGDYVPNHVGPPVSCNAVKLVDVPEMEYFASQNTGEVCVRGSNVFHGYYKDPEKTAEAVDSEGWHHTGDVGTWLPNGTLRIIDRRKHIFKLSQGEYIVPEKIENIYTLSQYVNQVYVYGESLKSCIIAVVVPDVDVLKQWANDNRVKGTLSVLCNNPQVKELIRSDMLNWGKQSGLKSFEQVKDIYLHPDPFSVQNGLLTPTFKAKRPQLKSYFKPQLDDMYKHLD, from the exons ATGTCGTGCTGTGGCCAGATAACAACGATTCGTCCTCCCATCGAAATGTCCAGTCAAAGTGACGTTTTGAAG GGTCCTGATCACATACATGTCTCGAAATTCTACAAAGAAGCCAAAAATGGCAAATTCATCAGTTACATTACCGAGAATGTGCGCACGTTATATCAGACATTTCGCGAAGGTGCCTACTCCTCCAATAATGGCCCGTGCTTGGGATGGCGCGAGACTCTCACATCTCCATATCAG TGGATCAATTACGATGAAGCCCTATTGCGCGCTAAGAATTTCGGCGCTGGCATGATTGCTTTGGGTGCCCGGCCCAAGCAATTAGTTGGCATTTATTCACAAAACCGCCCAGAATGGATCCTGTACGAGCAAGGTTGCTACAGTTTCTCGCTGGTTGTAGTGCCGTTGTACGATACACTCGGACCGGAAGCGTGTGCGTTCATCATGCGCCAGACAGAAATGACGTTGGTTGTTGTAGAGGATGATGTCAAGGCGTTGATGTTGTTGGAAAAAGCGCCGCCTACACTGAAGATTATGGTTGCCATTAAGCCAATACGCCAACAGACATTGGATCGCGCCAGAAGTCGTGGCATACAGATTTTTTCGTTCATCGATGTAGAGAAATTGGGTGCCAAAGGCAATCATCCGGAAGTGACACCAGTCTCCGAGGATTTGTGCACCGTTTGCTACACATCTGGAACGACAGGTAATCCGAAGGGTGTGATGCTTACTCATGGCAATGTGGTGGCCGGCGTGTGTGCGGTGATCTTGCAAATGG GTGAACACCGAATTCGCGCTGGCGATGTAATGATATCGTTCCTGCCTCTGGCTCATATGTTCGAGCGTTGCTGCGAGAATGGCATCTACTATGTAGGTGGCTGTGTTGGCTTCTACTCGGGCGACATAAAGGAGCTGACAAATGACCTGAAAATACTGAAACCAACAGTTATGCCGGCTGTACCACGTCTACTCAATCGTGTGTACGACAAAATACAAAACGAGATTGCCTCTTCGGCAATCAAGCGTACCTTGTTCAACATGGCGCTCAAGGCCAAGGAGAAGGAGCTATCGCGCGGTATTATGCGACGAAATGGTTGCTGGGATAAGTTGGTCTTCAAAAAGGTGCACCAAG CATTCGGCGGCAATCTGCGTTTAATGGTCGTCGGATCCGCACCGCTGGCCGGTAACGTCTTGACATTCATGCGCTGTGCCCTTGGCTGCTTGGTGCTGGAGGGTTATGGCCAAACAGAGTGTACTGGCGCCATTACGCTAACCGTACAGGGTGACTATGTGCCGAATCACGTAGGACCACCGGTGTCTTGCAATGCAGTCAAG CTTGTGGATGTGCCGGAGATGGAGTATTTCGCCAGTCAAAACACTGGGGAGGTGTGCGTGCGCGGTTCTAACGTATTCCACGG TTATTACAAAGATCCCGAGAAAACTGCTGAGGCTGTTGACTCTGAAGGCTGGCACCACACGGGCGATGTGGGCACGTGGCTTCCAAATGGCACGCTGCGCATAATCGATCGTCGCAAACACATTTTCAAGCTAAGCCAGGGCGAATATATTGTACCGGAGAAGATTGAGAATATTTACACTCTTAGCCAATATGTAAATCAAGTGTACGTTTACGGAGAGAGCCTTAAG AGCTGCATCATAGCCGTCGTCGTGCCTGATGTGGATGTTCTCAAGCAGTGGGCGAACGACAATCGCGTCAAGGGCACACTTTCGGTGCTATGCAATAATCCACAAGTAAAGGAACTCATCAGGAGCGATATGCTGAATTGGGGTAAGCAGAGCGGACTGAAATCCTTCGAACAG GTCAAGGATATATATTTGCATCCCGATCCGTTTTCGGTACAAAATGGACTACTCACACCAACATTCAAAGCGAAGCGGCCACAATTGAAGAGTTACTTTAAGCCACAACTGGACGATATGTACAAACATTTGGATTAA
- the LOC128862321 gene encoding ninjurin-B, with amino-acid sequence MNNIKYMDKPETTIEVIQLPGANENISEKSQLQNPALEDNVNDKANEADGTDGVDGTHVVDSDIVTEAHEHTTSLNKAELVRVDSFNYAGNKNLAEGLMDIALLSANANQLRFLLTYNDKARSYYMSLGLVGLSLVLQVVVGIALIFKRHLKRNDRRYVYTKEFLVCGVFVITVVNVLLAAFTTTENAEKA; translated from the exons atgaataatataaaatacatgGATAAGCCCGAAACAACTATCGAAGTGATACAATTGCCTGGCGCAAACGAAAACATTTCCGAGAAGTCACAATTGCAAAACCCAGCGTTGGAGGATAACGTGAACGATAAAGCTAATGAGGCTGATGGGACCGATGGGGTCGATGGAACCCATGTTGTCGACTCAGATATCGTTACTGAGGCTCACGAGCATACTACAAGCCTCAATAAAGCAGAGTTAGTTCGAGTCGACAGTTTCAATTATGCAGGAAATAAGAATTTGGCGGAAG gTTTAATGGACATTGCACTTTTGTCGGCTAATGCTAATCAGCTGCGGTTTCTGCTTACGTATAACGATAAAGCACGGAGCTATTACATGAGTCTGGGTCTAGTGGGGCTGTCTTTGGTGCTGCAAGTGGTCGTCGGTATTGCGCTAATTTTCAAG CGTCACTTGAAGAGAAATGATCGGCGATATGTTTATACAAAAGAATTCCTGGTCTGTGGTGTATTCGTTATTACCGTAGTGAATGTTCTGCTAGCCGCATTCACCACAACTGAAAACGCGGAAAAGGCATAG